From a region of the Podarcis muralis chromosome 16, rPodMur119.hap1.1, whole genome shotgun sequence genome:
- the CHCHD10 gene encoding coiled-coil-helix-coiled-coil-helix domain-containing protein 10, mitochondrial isoform X2 gives MPRGSRSVGSRSTVASPAPSHAHPPAHPPPSAMAAPAQPQQPGLMAQMATTAAGVAVGSAVGHVVGGALTGAFSGGSSAEPAKPASSAVQESRPQPAYQGSQFGPCHYEIKQFLDCATNQSDLTLCEGFNEALKQCKYNSGVTSLP, from the exons ATGCCCAGGGGCAGCAGGAGCGTGGGATCGCGGTCGACTGTGGCCAG CCCAGCGCCATCTCATGCCCACCCCCCCGCTCACCCTCCTCCTTCGGCAATGGCTGCTCCAGCTCAGCCCCAACAGCCTGGCTTAATGGCCCAGATGGCTACGACCGCAGCAGGTGTGGCTGTCGGCTCTGCGGTGGGTCATGTGGTTGGCGGCGCACTCACCGGGGCCTTCAGCGGAGGGAGCAGCGCCGAGCCGGCCAAGCCAGCCAGCAGTGCTGTCCAG GAGTCCAGGCCGCAGCCAGCCTATCAGGGATCCCAGTTCGGCCCCTGCCACTACGAGATAAAGCAGTTCCTCGACTGCGCTACCAACCAGAGCGACCTAACGTTGTGCGAGGGCTTCAACGAGGCCCTGAAGCAGTGCAAGTACAACAGCG GGGTTACTTCCCTCCCATGA
- the CHCHD10 gene encoding coiled-coil-helix-coiled-coil-helix domain-containing protein 10, mitochondrial isoform X1, whose protein sequence is MPRGSRSVGSRSTVASSPAPSHAHPPAHPPPSAMAAPAQPQQPGLMAQMATTAAGVAVGSAVGHVVGGALTGAFSGGSSAEPAKPASSAVQESRPQPAYQGSQFGPCHYEIKQFLDCATNQSDLTLCEGFNEALKQCKYNSGVTSLP, encoded by the exons ATGCCCAGGGGCAGCAGGAGCGTGGGATCGCGGTCGACTGTGGCCAG CAGCCCAGCGCCATCTCATGCCCACCCCCCCGCTCACCCTCCTCCTTCGGCAATGGCTGCTCCAGCTCAGCCCCAACAGCCTGGCTTAATGGCCCAGATGGCTACGACCGCAGCAGGTGTGGCTGTCGGCTCTGCGGTGGGTCATGTGGTTGGCGGCGCACTCACCGGGGCCTTCAGCGGAGGGAGCAGCGCCGAGCCGGCCAAGCCAGCCAGCAGTGCTGTCCAG GAGTCCAGGCCGCAGCCAGCCTATCAGGGATCCCAGTTCGGCCCCTGCCACTACGAGATAAAGCAGTTCCTCGACTGCGCTACCAACCAGAGCGACCTAACGTTGTGCGAGGGCTTCAACGAGGCCCTGAAGCAGTGCAAGTACAACAGCG GGGTTACTTCCCTCCCATGA
- the LOC114586330 gene encoding phosphatidylethanolamine-binding protein 1-like, translated as MAVDLSDWDVSLELLEVDEKPAVPLSVNYGSVEIDELGKVLTPTQVKNRPTKIDWENCSAEKLYTLVLTDPDAPSRKNPKFREWHHFLVVNMKGNDISSGTVLSDYVGSGPPKGTGLHRYVWLVYEQAQELECNEPILSNRSGDKRGNFKVESFRNKYKLGAPVAGTCYQAEWDNYVPLLYNQLSGK; from the exons ATGGCGGTAGATCTTTCTGACTGGGACGTATCCCTAGAACTCTTGGAGGTGGATGAGAAGCCGGCGGTTCCTCTTTCGGTCAACTACGGGTCGGTGGAGATCGACGAGCTGGGCAAAGTCCTCACTCCCACCCAG GTCAAGAATCGCCCGACGAAGATTGACTGGGAGAACTGCAGTGCAGAAAAGCTCTACACTTTGGTCCTTACTGACCCTGATGCACCGAGCAGGAAAAACCCAAAGTTCAG ggagTGGCACCACTTCCTAGTGGTCAATATGAAAGGCAACGACATCAGCAGCGGCACCGTCTTGTCGGACTACGTGGGATCTGGACCACCTAAAGGAACAG GGCTCCATCGCTACGTGTGGCTGGTCTACGAGCAAGCCCAGGAGCTGGAATGCAACGAGCCCATCCTCAGCAACCGGTCCGGGGATAAACGGGGCAATTTCAAAGTGGAAAGTTTCCGCAATAAGTATAAGCTGGGGGCCCCCGTGGCAGGAACATGCTACCAGGCCGAGTGGGACAACTATGTGCCGTTGCTCTACAATCAGCTGTCTGGGAAATAa